A single region of the Anaerolineae bacterium genome encodes:
- a CDS encoding Two-component response regulator SA14-24, with protein MSKARLLIVEDDNDIATMLRLYFASQGYEVDIAGRGSEALEKTRQSMPHLIILDIMLPDFDGFEVCRTLRTHTRTSHVPIIFLTQKDERSDKLQGLELGADDYITKPFDIEELKLRVQRAISRAEQQSLTDPRSGLPSGRLIEEQLRRIIQSDGWAFMDVRINAFSAFTEVYGFVAGDDVLRFTAMLLNEVVNQLGTPEDFIGHVGGSNFILITAQERAEAIRKTLKERFAQEVLAHYNFLDREQGYLLVTDDSGRTVKVPLMTLAVGMISPKDHTFADIREITELAAEARRVDAMT; from the coding sequence ATGAGTAAAGCGCGCTTGTTGATTGTCGAGGATGATAACGACATCGCAACCATGCTGCGGCTTTATTTCGCTTCACAAGGATACGAAGTGGATATTGCCGGCCGCGGCAGCGAGGCGTTGGAGAAAACCAGACAGAGCATGCCTCATCTGATTATTTTAGATATTATGTTGCCGGATTTTGATGGCTTCGAAGTCTGCCGGACACTGCGGACTCATACCCGAACCAGCCATGTTCCGATCATTTTCCTGACCCAGAAAGATGAACGCAGCGATAAATTGCAGGGTTTGGAGTTGGGTGCAGATGACTATATTACCAAGCCTTTCGACATCGAGGAACTGAAATTACGCGTTCAGCGGGCAATCTCGCGCGCCGAGCAACAGAGTTTAACCGACCCACGTTCGGGTCTGCCTTCCGGGCGGCTCATTGAAGAGCAATTACGGCGCATTATTCAGAGCGATGGTTGGGCGTTCATGGATGTGCGCATCAATGCCTTTAGCGCCTTTACTGAGGTGTATGGATTTGTGGCGGGAGATGATGTCTTACGTTTTACTGCCATGTTGCTCAATGAAGTTGTGAATCAATTGGGGACGCCCGAAGATTTTATCGGGCATGTGGGCGGCAGCAATTTTATTCTCATTACGGCTCAAGAGCGAGCCGAGGCGATACGGAAGACCCTTAAGGAGCGCTTTGCCCAGGAAGTGCTTGCTCATTACAATTTTCTTGATCGCGAGCAAGGCTATTTATTGGTCACCGATGATAGTGGGCGGACGGTTAAAGTGCCCTTAATGACCCTTGCGGTGGGCATGATTTCTCCGAAGGATCATACTTTTGCGGATATTCGCGAGATCACGGAATTAGCTGCCGAAGCCCGGCGGGTAGATGCAATGACTTAA
- a CDS encoding Nucleotidyltransferase, whose protein sequence is MLKIIVEDPRHVYPFNERARDLRIQNKPLWLHQRDVLAPYTHQELVVPYGSPLPQVGEACIVYRDHLFFDSYYLQAFLEQAQKRNHASRAAFHLQDAAFREHALPLATSYTVQGDLYLADLWYFPRGIEADIEPLVIDLQAKEVGYYHVPTYMATESGDLVFQVPRRALIAIDSWVHIFIADVVFGVFARGVRFEDRLASDPWFKLGILAQAMYEGKQVLECSRLVRVGRNCVIDPHAVIHGPTTIGDNVTINAGAVIENCIIGDNVNISQDCQLMLSVVGDGSFLPFRAALFMTTLMDNSMVAQNACLQMCVVGRNTFIGAGNTFTDYNLLPAPIRARDGNQQLRDANRPVLGGCVGHNCRIGAGMIIFPARTIESDVVLFASAERRVIDRDIRYEDSDHLKLPFQNLHPRLYPRLGEAMLETW, encoded by the coding sequence ATGTTAAAGATCATCGTTGAAGATCCTCGTCATGTTTATCCGTTCAACGAGCGCGCCCGTGACCTGCGCATTCAGAATAAGCCTTTGTGGCTGCACCAACGCGATGTATTAGCGCCTTACACCCATCAAGAACTGGTCGTTCCGTACGGTTCTCCCTTACCTCAGGTAGGCGAAGCCTGTATTGTTTATCGGGATCATTTGTTTTTTGATTCATATTACTTGCAGGCTTTTCTGGAGCAGGCGCAAAAGCGCAACCATGCCAGTCGGGCTGCATTTCACCTGCAGGATGCTGCCTTTCGGGAACATGCTTTACCTCTGGCTACCTCTTATACCGTGCAGGGAGACTTATATCTGGCTGACCTGTGGTACTTCCCACGTGGGATTGAAGCGGATATTGAACCTCTGGTGATCGATTTACAGGCAAAAGAAGTAGGGTATTATCATGTACCGACTTATATGGCAACCGAAAGCGGAGATCTGGTCTTTCAGGTGCCGCGCCGGGCTCTGATTGCCATTGATTCGTGGGTACATATCTTTATTGCCGATGTCGTCTTTGGTGTTTTTGCGCGTGGGGTGCGCTTTGAAGATCGCCTGGCAAGTGATCCCTGGTTTAAGTTGGGCATACTTGCCCAGGCCATGTACGAGGGGAAGCAGGTATTGGAGTGTTCTAGACTGGTTCGGGTCGGCCGCAATTGTGTTATCGATCCCCATGCCGTCATCCATGGGCCGACGACAATTGGCGACAACGTCACCATTAATGCCGGTGCAGTAATCGAAAATTGTATCATCGGGGACAATGTCAATATCTCTCAAGACTGTCAACTCATGCTCTCGGTCGTTGGTGATGGCTCTTTTTTGCCTTTCCGGGCGGCTTTGTTTATGACGACCCTGATGGATAACAGTATGGTGGCACAAAACGCCTGTTTACAGATGTGCGTCGTGGGTCGCAATACCTTCATCGGGGCTGGTAACACCTTTACCGACTACAATCTCCTGCCTGCACCGATTCGGGCACGGGATGGCAATCAACAGTTAAGGGATGCAAATCGCCCTGTTCTGGGAGGTTGTGTGGGCCACAATTGCCGCATTGGAGCTGGAATGATCATTTTTCCGGCGCGAACGATTGAATCGGATGTGGTCTTGTTTGCCTCTGCCGAGAGACGGGTGATCGATCGCGATATTCGCTATGAGGACAGCGATCATTTAAAACTGCCTTTTCAAAACCTGCATCCCCGTTTGTACCCTCGTTTGGGTGAGGCAATGCTGGAAACATGGTGA
- a CDS encoding Biotin synthesis protein BioH encodes MSSITTDQGILHYEVFGRGKPVILLHGWLGSWGLWQETMTFLGRSFRTYAMDFWGFGESGKKRDTYRVTDFVSMVDQFMEQLGIQKAPLVGHSMGGTVSLMTAIRFPQRVEKVTVIGSPIVGSSLSWLLKLFGRRPIAYITHHNLWALRLGFRILAPLYSRDPNWPQMMNRDLSQTTLDSFLISIASLRETDLRPDLPSIRIPVMGMYGDRDVVVDPRQWQPLQAGVPHARIERFPTAGHFIMLDEPADFRARLMDFLTNDNILPA; translated from the coding sequence GTGTCTTCGATAACCACCGATCAGGGAATCTTGCATTACGAAGTATTTGGGCGGGGGAAGCCGGTCATCCTGTTGCACGGCTGGTTAGGATCTTGGGGCTTGTGGCAGGAGACCATGACCTTTCTTGGACGCTCTTTTCGAACCTATGCCATGGATTTTTGGGGCTTCGGCGAATCGGGGAAAAAGCGAGATACCTACCGCGTGACCGACTTTGTCAGTATGGTGGATCAATTTATGGAACAGCTTGGCATCCAGAAAGCCCCTCTGGTCGGGCATAGCATGGGGGGAACGGTCAGTTTAATGACCGCCATCCGGTTTCCCCAGCGCGTCGAAAAGGTTACCGTCATTGGCTCACCGATTGTCGGCTCTTCTCTTTCCTGGCTATTAAAATTATTCGGCCGCCGCCCTATTGCCTATATCACCCATCATAATCTGTGGGCATTGCGGCTCGGGTTTCGCATTCTGGCACCCTTGTATTCACGGGATCCAAATTGGCCGCAGATGATGAACCGCGACCTCTCTCAGACCACCCTGGACTCATTTTTAATCAGCATTGCCTCCTTGCGGGAGACCGACCTGCGTCCCGACCTGCCCAGTATTCGGATTCCGGTGATGGGAATGTACGGCGACCGAGATGTTGTGGTTGATCCCCGACAGTGGCAACCGTTGCAAGCCGGCGTCCCGCACGCTCGCATTGAACGGTTTCCGACTGCCGGGCATTTCATTATGTTGGATGAGCCGGCGGATTTTCGCGCTCGCTTAATGGATTTTCTGACAAATGATAACATCCTACCCGCCTGA
- a CDS encoding putative ATP/GTP-binding protein, with product MQTVKMVVTGPFNAGKTAFIKTVSEIDVVSTERKITKESEKVKDTTTVAMDFGRITIDEDLVLYLFGTPGQRRFDFMWEILSEGMLGFIVMVDSCRPETFREARSILETFRAYAPTPYIVAANKQDLKDAWELEDMRIALRLDSTVKLLPCIATDKESVKTILLELLYQILQEMEDRAT from the coding sequence ATGCAAACAGTCAAAATGGTGGTTACGGGACCCTTCAACGCAGGTAAGACAGCCTTTATTAAGACGGTCAGCGAAATTGATGTGGTCTCCACAGAGCGTAAAATCACCAAAGAGTCTGAAAAGGTGAAAGATACCACCACCGTTGCAATGGATTTTGGTCGGATTACCATTGATGAAGACCTGGTCTTATATCTATTTGGCACGCCAGGACAGCGTCGTTTTGACTTCATGTGGGAAATCCTTTCCGAAGGGATGTTGGGGTTTATTGTCATGGTCGATAGTTGTCGGCCGGAGACCTTTCGCGAAGCGCGCAGTATCCTCGAAACCTTCCGCGCTTACGCCCCCACCCCGTATATCGTTGCCGCAAATAAACAAGACCTTAAGGATGCCTGGGAATTGGAGGATATGCGCATCGCCTTAAGGTTAGATTCCACCGTAAAATTGCTGCCTTGCATAGCGACAGATAAGGAATCGGTCAAGACCATCTTGCTCGAATTGCTCTATCAGATCCTTCAAGAAATGGAAGATAGGGCAACCTAG
- a CDS encoding Integral membrane protein, which yields MPQSAKEHLLNFGRGFCMGAADLVPGVSGGTMAFILGIYHHLLDALHAINLRFVRLLLSLRWKEAFHSFPWQFLASLGLGIAIAIVTLSRPIHWALGEHPSLVWAFFFGLVLASVSVVRKRVSHWSPALVFLLVVAATLTFYFVGLLPLETPHTPLLVFLSGAIAICAMILPGISGAFILVLLGKYRYILGALISLDIFILLIFGAGCVIGLLSFSRLLRWLIARFHDPTIAALIGIMIGSLRKVWPWQAAHGEGSTLSAVLLPQTFTLYDSIALLLMAIGFALVWSIEKFSAHRAIVRKK from the coding sequence ATGCCTCAATCCGCTAAAGAACATCTTCTAAACTTTGGGCGAGGTTTTTGCATGGGCGCCGCCGATCTCGTGCCGGGGGTCTCTGGTGGAACGATGGCGTTCATCCTCGGTATTTATCATCATCTCCTGGATGCGCTCCATGCGATTAACCTCCGATTCGTCCGCCTGCTCTTGTCTTTGCGCTGGAAAGAAGCCTTTCACAGCTTTCCATGGCAATTCCTCGCTTCGCTGGGGCTTGGCATCGCCATTGCAATCGTCACCCTCTCGCGTCCCATCCATTGGGCATTAGGAGAACATCCCTCCCTGGTATGGGCATTCTTCTTCGGTCTGGTTTTGGCCTCTGTGAGCGTGGTTCGGAAGCGCGTCTCTCATTGGTCGCCTGCACTGGTTTTCCTCTTGGTGGTTGCCGCAACATTGACCTTTTACTTCGTTGGCCTCCTGCCGCTGGAGACACCCCATACGCCGCTGCTCGTTTTCTTAAGCGGTGCGATTGCCATCTGCGCCATGATCTTGCCCGGCATCTCGGGAGCTTTTATCCTGGTCCTGTTGGGCAAATATCGTTACATTCTCGGCGCCTTGATCAGCCTCGATATCTTTATCCTCCTCATCTTTGGCGCCGGCTGTGTGATTGGACTTCTCAGCTTTTCACGCCTGTTGCGGTGGTTAATTGCGCGCTTTCATGATCCAACCATTGCCGCCCTTATCGGGATCATGATCGGTTCGTTGCGCAAAGTCTGGCCCTGGCAGGCAGCGCATGGCGAGGGTTCAACCCTTAGCGCTGTACTCCTACCGCAAACCTTCACACTCTATGACAGCATTGCCCTGCTCCTTATGGCGATAGGATTTGCGCTGGTATGGAGCATCGAAAAATTTTCTGCCCACCGCGCTATTGTGAGAAAGAAATGA
- a CDS encoding 6-phosphofructokinase — translation MVTIQKTKGVIGILTGGGDVPGLNPAIRAVTIRAIEEGYRVIGIRRGWAGLVEIVRDPKADNSECFLELNEDIVNRIGRTGGTFLHSSRTNPAKVSKDSVPDHLKDQYTDEKNDLTPEVLKNLEFLGIDYLIPIGGDDTLSYAVRLYTEGVKVVAIPKTMDNDVPGTDYCIGFSTCVTRTIQLANSLRTVAGSHERFLVLEVFGRYAGFTSMLPTMAGAANRCVIPEYKFNIERLTELLCEDRRENPSRYAVVLVSEGAMFEGGEMVFEDLTTDAYGHKKLGGIGDLVAVKLKELSPKYNNGKTVNVLNQKLAYLVRAGDPDAIDSIVPMAYGNLALDLILNRIHGRLVVLKDGRYDNVPIEVVTSKKKLVDVERFYNTDRLRPKYKSFQLQPLFIMTSD, via the coding sequence ATGGTCACAATTCAAAAAACCAAAGGTGTCATCGGCATTCTCACCGGTGGTGGCGATGTGCCAGGGCTAAATCCAGCTATTCGCGCCGTGACCATTCGCGCCATCGAAGAAGGATATCGGGTGATTGGAATCCGGCGAGGATGGGCAGGCCTGGTCGAAATTGTGCGCGATCCAAAAGCGGACAACAGTGAGTGTTTCCTGGAGTTAAATGAAGATATTGTTAACCGCATAGGACGCACAGGAGGGACTTTTCTACACTCTTCCCGCACCAATCCAGCTAAGGTGAGTAAAGATAGTGTCCCCGACCACCTTAAAGACCAGTACACCGACGAAAAGAACGATCTCACACCCGAGGTCCTGAAAAACCTGGAATTTTTAGGTATTGACTATCTGATTCCAATCGGTGGCGACGACACGCTGAGCTATGCCGTACGTTTGTATACGGAAGGGGTTAAGGTAGTGGCAATCCCTAAGACGATGGATAATGACGTACCCGGCACGGATTACTGCATTGGCTTCAGCACCTGTGTCACCCGCACGATCCAGTTGGCAAACAGCCTGCGCACCGTTGCTGGCTCTCACGAACGCTTCCTGGTGCTCGAAGTGTTCGGTCGCTATGCGGGCTTTACTTCGATGTTGCCCACCATGGCTGGCGCAGCCAACCGCTGTGTGATTCCGGAGTATAAGTTCAACATCGAACGATTGACCGAATTGCTTTGTGAAGACCGCCGCGAAAACCCCAGCCGTTACGCGGTCGTCCTGGTCTCGGAAGGAGCCATGTTCGAAGGTGGCGAGATGGTCTTTGAAGACCTCACCACCGATGCTTATGGGCATAAAAAGCTCGGCGGAATTGGGGATTTGGTTGCCGTCAAACTCAAAGAGCTCTCGCCGAAGTACAACAATGGGAAAACGGTGAACGTCCTCAATCAAAAACTGGCTTACCTGGTGCGCGCCGGCGACCCGGATGCCATTGACTCGATCGTGCCGATGGCTTACGGCAACCTTGCCCTGGACCTGATCCTGAATCGAATTCATGGGCGGCTGGTGGTCTTGAAGGACGGTCGCTATGACAATGTGCCCATCGAAGTGGTCACCAGCAAGAAAAAACTGGTGGATGTCGAGCGGTTTTACAACACCGACCGCCTGCGCCCCAAGTACAAATCCTTCCAACTGCAACCGCTCTTTATCATGACCAGTGATTAG
- a CDS encoding putative internalin, giving the protein MIDVENSMLGGPTITLLNPINGICPLATCRHAFYDDRGYRLSNGQTVGTPGVVLSGNGAPSVPYSDPVNGFDTASSQRAFGNDTSWGFGDRKGLDLWTYYPVAPVMGSMDVIPQATQDLRITKTASADFAIGASGGTFLLTVSNASTSAVPGKVTVTDTLPPSLSLRNSSGTGWTCAANGQTLSCSHENSSGLNPGKSLPPIQVVVDVNPSAAPQVRNTASLSSSYDSNSVNNVYTTTVNVRSADLQVAKAVDNPNPAEEEWVTFTITVTNQGPNDASAITITDLLPGNLTYQSHSTNNGSYDPNNGLWSLGNLPNQARATLTLTASVNSLTAGQTIQNTVTRSASSPYDYNSANDSASVTLTVKPTILQGYVTDAASGAPIYEATVTVIDAQGQTYQVSTDNNGFYQISGLAPGSASISASHPKYQNSASISKMIQSGIVNLQDIELENADLVVTKSNGRTSVQLEDTLVYTITVENTGSLAASGVVVTDTMATSLRFVACSPSPCSRNGQQVVWTLPGSIAPGEQTTLNLTAWLTSTQPITQTYNYVFASTTTPESDITDNEVSDKDPLVSAPDLAISISDLQTVVLAGEPITYTLDYSNRGNRISGAITITVQLPPDFVFNWAAGSYQYDANSHTITWQLAPLDQGNTASLSIKGTVSAQASPETILAAVASITDDHSQGNDTDLSNNLSGDSDRVIRPVVSLNKTMSSPARPGEPLTVTVKYENVSDVVATSVVVSDTLPANTGYVSGSCRPENQCSFSNRQVVWNLGDLPPHTSGELSFAYSPTVDTGGATNVEPSFGVSESGGQVRIKSRQNASYLRGIWQDRDPVGPAGWNFNPRWVSFDDSAWQSVTTANEEIYWFNESILDAEWIAVNPDGQLNPNYTFFRAKACVPLNAVGIETSLTLAGDDVSDIYLNGVYLGQQIGGGGVRVFNHAAAAQAGLNLLAVRLLNNRHGGHLALGGEDHPGLLFDLNLAWQATRSFVSVPRVVTAGQTITFVAEAKYLGGIAPFAYRFEFGDNSYQDYSTNSTATHSYNTPGEYTAIVRVRDAAGCEAEESIPIQVMPAEANLIANTAEVTYRSSTNISYQTKSGTAVDLPLVDLVLDKASEPNPILAGDVMTYTLTVTNRSPRTLTQIKLLDPLPTALIAPVYLPSAGTYDPQSGVWSGISLAQNESLTLRIRGQVDPQFSGLLSNTASVSTEQASEKNSADNTDNDERNVQRHADLGVDVSGEQNGRWITYTVTLSHHAISGLSEFYLHDVLPSVVSNPTYYPSAGEYDPGTGLWSGITFLTGDQLVLTVVGILPPNFESTGITYQVEVETPSHTPDPVSSNNTDSYTMAISPTLIELRQFRAISPATSPLWVVALLALAITLSGKLKGKNFVQSRRSDK; this is encoded by the coding sequence ATGATTGATGTGGAAAACAGTATGTTGGGGGGGCCGACCATCACCTTATTGAATCCAATTAACGGCATCTGTCCTCTGGCGACCTGCCGCCATGCTTTTTATGATGACCGTGGTTATCGACTTTCTAACGGTCAGACTGTGGGCACACCCGGCGTTGTTCTATCCGGTAATGGTGCTCCCTCCGTCCCTTATAGTGACCCTGTCAATGGTTTTGATACTGCAAGCTCGCAACGCGCCTTTGGCAACGACACTTCATGGGGGTTTGGTGATCGCAAAGGATTGGATCTTTGGACTTACTACCCGGTTGCTCCCGTTATGGGTTCAATGGATGTTATCCCCCAAGCTACTCAAGACTTGCGCATCACCAAAACAGCCAGTGCAGATTTTGCTATTGGCGCCTCCGGCGGCACTTTCCTCTTGACCGTTAGCAACGCCAGCACTTCGGCGGTGCCTGGTAAAGTGACGGTTACGGATACTCTGCCCCCCAGCTTATCCCTGCGAAATAGCTCAGGAACGGGGTGGACCTGTGCTGCCAATGGTCAGACGCTAAGCTGCAGCCATGAGAACAGCAGCGGCTTAAACCCCGGTAAGAGCCTGCCGCCGATCCAGGTGGTCGTAGATGTAAACCCAAGCGCTGCACCGCAGGTCAGGAATACGGCTTCTTTAAGCAGTTCGTATGACAGCAACAGTGTGAACAATGTATACACTACCACGGTCAATGTCCGAAGCGCTGACCTTCAGGTTGCCAAGGCGGTTGATAACCCAAACCCTGCCGAAGAGGAGTGGGTCACCTTTACCATCACCGTTACGAATCAGGGGCCAAACGATGCCAGTGCCATCACTATCACTGACCTTCTTCCCGGCAATTTAACCTACCAGAGTCATAGCACCAATAACGGCAGCTATGATCCAAACAATGGCCTCTGGAGCCTTGGCAACCTGCCCAACCAGGCTCGGGCAACCCTCACCCTCACAGCAAGTGTCAATTCTCTGACAGCAGGGCAAACTATTCAAAACACAGTCACGCGTTCAGCTTCTTCACCGTATGATTACAATTCTGCCAACGACAGCGCCAGCGTCACCCTGACCGTGAAACCGACCATCTTACAGGGATACGTTACGGACGCAGCCAGTGGTGCGCCAATTTACGAGGCAACTGTCACCGTTATCGATGCCCAGGGGCAGACCTACCAGGTCTCTACCGATAACAATGGCTTCTATCAAATCAGCGGACTTGCCCCCGGCAGTGCCAGTATTTCTGCCAGCCATCCGAAGTACCAAAACTCCGCTTCCATCTCCAAAATGATTCAATCGGGGATAGTGAATCTCCAAGACATCGAACTTGAAAATGCTGATCTGGTTGTCACCAAGAGCAATGGCAGGACTTCGGTTCAGTTGGAAGATACGCTGGTTTACACGATCACGGTTGAGAATACGGGGAGTCTGGCTGCGAGTGGTGTGGTCGTCACCGACACGATGGCTACCAGTTTAAGATTTGTGGCTTGCTCACCATCGCCTTGTTCACGAAATGGGCAACAGGTCGTCTGGACTCTGCCTGGCTCAATTGCACCGGGTGAACAGACGACCCTTAACCTGACTGCCTGGTTGACCTCTACCCAGCCCATTACCCAGACCTATAATTATGTCTTTGCAAGCACCACCACCCCTGAAAGTGACATCACCGATAATGAAGTCAGCGACAAAGATCCATTGGTCTCTGCCCCTGATTTAGCGATCTCGATCAGCGATTTGCAGACAGTTGTTCTGGCGGGAGAACCGATAACCTATACGCTTGACTACAGCAACCGTGGCAATCGAATTTCAGGAGCTATCACCATCACGGTTCAATTGCCACCAGATTTCGTTTTCAATTGGGCGGCTGGATCGTACCAGTACGATGCAAACAGCCATACCATAACCTGGCAACTTGCTCCATTGGATCAGGGGAACACTGCTTCGCTCTCTATTAAGGGCACAGTGAGCGCGCAGGCATCTCCGGAGACGATTCTTGCCGCTGTTGCTTCGATTACCGATGATCATAGCCAGGGAAATGACACCGATCTTTCCAATAACCTTTCTGGCGATAGCGATCGTGTCATCCGACCGGTTGTGTCTCTGAATAAGACGATGAGCAGCCCAGCCCGCCCTGGTGAACCGCTGACAGTGACCGTGAAATATGAAAACGTCTCTGACGTTGTCGCGACGTCGGTCGTTGTTTCAGACACCTTACCTGCAAATACCGGGTATGTCTCCGGTTCTTGTCGCCCGGAAAACCAGTGTTCTTTCTCTAATCGTCAGGTTGTCTGGAACTTAGGCGATTTACCGCCCCACACCAGCGGTGAGTTGTCGTTTGCCTATTCTCCAACGGTTGATACAGGGGGTGCAACCAATGTTGAACCGTCTTTCGGAGTCTCAGAAAGTGGAGGGCAGGTTAGAATAAAATCCAGGCAAAACGCAAGCTATCTCAGAGGTATCTGGCAGGATCGAGACCCGGTCGGCCCTGCAGGATGGAATTTCAACCCGCGATGGGTCAGTTTTGATGATTCAGCCTGGCAATCAGTCACCACTGCCAACGAAGAAATCTACTGGTTCAACGAAAGCATCCTGGATGCAGAATGGATAGCCGTCAATCCTGATGGTCAACTGAATCCGAACTATACCTTCTTCCGGGCTAAAGCCTGTGTTCCTCTGAATGCTGTTGGGATTGAGACCTCTCTGACCCTGGCTGGTGACGATGTTTCGGATATTTATCTGAACGGCGTTTATCTCGGTCAGCAGATCGGAGGCGGCGGGGTTCGCGTCTTTAACCACGCTGCGGCTGCTCAAGCTGGCTTGAACCTGCTGGCTGTTCGCTTGCTGAACAATCGTCATGGAGGTCACCTGGCTCTGGGCGGCGAAGATCACCCGGGTTTGCTGTTCGACTTGAACCTTGCCTGGCAGGCAACCCGCTCATTTGTCAGCGTGCCGCGCGTCGTCACGGCTGGTCAAACGATAACCTTCGTTGCTGAAGCGAAATACCTGGGTGGCATCGCGCCGTTTGCGTATCGCTTCGAGTTCGGTGACAATTCCTATCAAGACTATTCGACAAATTCCACAGCAACGCACAGCTATAACACACCTGGGGAATATACGGCGATTGTGCGCGTGCGGGATGCGGCTGGCTGTGAAGCAGAGGAAAGCATCCCTATTCAGGTCATGCCTGCCGAAGCCAATCTCATCGCCAATACTGCCGAAGTGACTTATCGCAGTTCAACCAACATCAGTTACCAGACAAAGAGCGGAACAGCGGTTGATCTGCCCCTGGTGGATTTGGTGCTTGACAAAGCCAGTGAACCCAATCCGATCCTTGCTGGTGACGTGATGACCTACACTCTCACTGTGACCAATCGTTCACCGCGCACCCTCACGCAAATCAAGCTTCTTGACCCGCTCCCCACTGCGCTGATTGCGCCGGTGTACCTTCCCAGCGCAGGCACGTATGATCCCCAAAGCGGTGTTTGGAGCGGCATTTCTCTGGCTCAAAACGAATCGCTAACCCTGCGGATTCGCGGCCAGGTTGACCCCCAATTCAGCGGCTTGCTTTCGAACACCGCTTCAGTCAGCACAGAACAGGCGTCTGAGAAGAACTCTGCTGATAATACCGACAACGATGAACGGAATGTGCAACGACATGCAGACTTGGGCGTGGACGTCAGCGGTGAACAAAACGGTCGCTGGATTACATACACCGTTACCCTTTCCCACCATGCAATCAGCGGGCTCAGCGAATTTTATTTGCACGATGTTTTGCCATCCGTGGTGAGTAATCCAACCTATTATCCCAGTGCCGGCGAATACGATCCAGGTACTGGCCTGTGGAGCGGAATTACCTTCTTAACCGGCGATCAGCTAGTGTTAACCGTAGTGGGCATCTTGCCACCCAATTTTGAATCCACTGGCATTACCTATCAGGTTGAAGTGGAGACGCCCTCCCATACACCTGATCCAGTCAGCAGCAACAACACAGATAGTTACACAATGGCAATTTCTCCTACACTCATTGAATTGCGCCAATTTCGGGCGATTTCACCGGCTACCTCGCCGTTGTGGGTGGTTGCTTTGCTGGCTTTAGCTATAACCCTGTCCGGAAAGCTTAAGGGAAAAAACTTTGTTCAGAGCCGCCGGAGTGATAAATAA